The Dermacentor silvarum isolate Dsil-2018 chromosome 3, BIME_Dsil_1.4, whole genome shotgun sequence region TGGATGTGTTCCAGCTAAATATGGTGCACCCAAGCTATGAGGAAATGGCAAAGAATTAGTTGGAATTATGTGTGGCCACTGAATGACTTTCTTCTACAGGAAATAAGACTGTCATGGGCATTTGCGAATGTTTGCTCCAATCAAATTCTGTGTTCACTTCCTGCCTTTCCAACATTAAAGGGTGACAGCTTCAGCTGACGAGTACCCCTCAAATTCCACAATTTTTATAAGCTATACAGCAGACATTTTGTGAATGACAAGTAATTTTCACATAATTCCGGTAAGGCCTGTTATGTCGCCAATCAGCGACTTAGGAAAAATGCTTGCAAAGCAGAGTGAGCTTCGAACCACCAGACGCTGCAGAAGTTCTGTGCACCATGGTAGCATCAGAGCACAGCGTCATTGAGGGCTGCACAAAGGTGGTGATGCAGGGGCATCTGTCAGCTACAATGACCTGTTGTGGACAGCAATGTGGACACACGAGCCTAACAAAGGAAACAAAGTTCAGGTTATTCTGCACCAGCTTGCCAAAATccaatgcaaaaaagaaacgcaaggCAATACACAAATATATAACTACTAAGTGTTCTATATAGCCACACAGTAAAGGTAAACCATGCCACGGCTGCATTTTTACTCATCCTCAGTTGCATGCACAAATACTGGCCCTAAGCAATAAAGGATATACCGTATTGTGCACACACATGCAAAATCATCATACAAAGAAACCCACATTCAATACATCATGTGAAAAGTATGGAGTTAAGGACAGGCTGAGCTTCTCAGCAAGGCATGGCTGCAGCTGTGTTAACTTCACCAACCAATTGTACAGAATATTCAGGCTGCAGCCAGAACACTGGTAGCTTTGAAAAAGCCATGGCAGTTTATTCACAATATAAATGCACGAAAAATGAACATATGTTGCCTTTTAACACAAAAGGCTTGCTGCTTTGGAAATTTAAAGCAAATCAAAGCAAAAACACTCAGCAGAACTGAAGTTGGAAATTCTGCATTCTGttgaaagcactaacaaaatgACTATGGCATATAAATAAGACATGAATATATTGATTTGTCCAAAACTTTGAAGATAAAATTTACATGCATATCACCATGGTCTGACATCACAAAAGTGGTTGATACAACACTGCACAAACATGAACTGGAGATCTGTTCCAAGTTTAAGACATCAAAGTACTCAAATGTCATAACAGTTCACTGTGTTTCTTGCTTTATGACTGGCACCCTGACCAATCGAATGACTGGGTTCAAATTTCTTATACTTGCAAACTGGCTGTACGGAACTCGTACACCTAAATGTCGTACGAAGAGGTTGTCAGTGAATGTTGGTCTTTTAAAGCACTTCGATTTGATCTGCTTCAAATGCAACATCACATTATTTCTTGAGTGTTCAACTCTGATATGACCATCAGGAAAAGGCCGGACACTCCTGAAGGTGCTGGAGATGGATGTAAATTCTTGTGGCGCCCAATACCCTAAACTTACTACAGAACCAGCATTGTCGAGGTCACTGGCAGTGCTTGCACCATGAGTTTCTACAATGTGCTTACAAAGTTCTTTAAATGTGGTAACGGTGATAAGGCATTCAGAACACATATGCGAGCCTTCATGCACTCCAGAAAGCAAAGAGCTGGGCACTTCAGTCAATTTTTTTCCAGATGTGTGCATGGTATTCAGTTCAGACAGTTTCTGGCGAACTTTTTCCTCAATTACAATGCGTCCATTAACCTTTTTGCAAGAAGAAGCATCAATAAACGCTGATGCAAGTATTTTCAGCCTACATTTATCACGCCTGATGCGCCGAGATTCTGTGTAGGGGGTTTTTCCTGAAATACTTTCTTGAGGCTGTAGGGAAGGTATCATGGAAGCCATACCATAGCCTTTCAATGCATGAGGCAATGCTGTAGGTATGTTGGATTCCTCTGAAGGTTGATCAGTGCTGTCACTGTGGACACCCAGTGAAGACAGAGGCTCATGCAATGCCTGGTCTTGAAGAGTGGGGCCACCGTCTGCCTCAAAGAGGGAGTCATTATCTTCTGGGTCTGTAGAATCATCCAAAGGCTCTGTATGCTGCCCCGGTATCTCTTGAGTTGCAGATGGCCTTCTCCAATTACCATCTGCATGGGTGGGCATGGCACTGCATTGCGGCTGCTCCACTTCACTCTCGACACAGGTAGAGGCGACGAAATCAATTGCTTTCTTCAGATTTTTTATCAAGGTTTTGCCTGTTGCTTTAAGCTTGATCGACTGGCCCCGTTCAGATAATGTTGAGCTTCGTCTACCCAGGATGGTGCAACTAGCATACCCACATCAACCACTTTTCCATCCTCAAGACGCAACACAGAGAATGGCTGCCCTATATGTTGACAACCAGCATGTACGAGTAGATACCTTGACTTTTTGTACGACTTTAAGCAATGTCCACAGAAGAATAACACTGTGTGCGCAGTAGTCATGTGGTGAATGTAGGAAAGCACCGTGCCCCAGTCTGTAGAACACTCATCACAAAAATATCTTCTGGTAGTGAGGTCGTCTGTTGATTCTGCCTGGCTCACATCACACTGCTCATCAGCCTTGCCATTTTCATAGCATGCTTCAGGTTCAAAATCAACAGTGTCTTTACAGCCCTCAGCTTCAGCATAACATGTGGAGGATATATTATTCGGAGGACAAAACTCGGCTTTTCGAGCTGCTACAGCTTGGTCAGCTTTGCCTTGCTCATCCTGATAGATTTGATGCATCTGAATTATGTGATCGTCAACATCACACTGATTGGCGCTTCCAAATGAGCAGTCATTGTAGGGACAAAACGAAATGCCACTGTGCCTTTCAACAATGTGCGAGAGGAGATCTACGACCGAAACAAGAGAGCCACACCTAGGACAGTTAAGTGCTGACTGCAGGGGATGACACTCGTCAAGATGGTTCATAAAATCAAACACATCCCCATATTCCATGCTGCAGTTTTCTATGTTGCAAAAGAATTGCTGTTTACCTGGGAATGTAGAGAATCCTATTTCAGTTACGCTGGGTGTGTGTCGATCACGGTCAACCTCGTTTTCGCTTTGAGCATGCTCACATGACTGAACCACACATTCATTTCTTTCTGGGGTCTTATCCATCTCAACAGTGTGCTGATTGTCATTTGCACTTGTAGAGTTGTCTTCTACAATTTCTTCCTCTAATGCTGTTCCGCCAATGTCTGGCGTGATTTGTGTTGATTCACTTGAACATGCTTCGCTCTGTGGTGATGCGAGAATCAATGGCTGTGGCAGAAGTTCAGGCTGCACAGGCTCTTTTGTCAAATATTCTACAGCTAATTGCCGCAGTTCTTTAACAACTTCATCTGAGTCGCCATTTCTAAGCAACAGCCTAAATGGGTTGTAAGCATGTTTCTCCATTATGTGGCGCATGATGACCCAGTCATCATCACCGCCCAAGTCGCAGTACAGGCAATGCACCTTAAAAAAGGCGTGATCACACCTGTAGTGCTCCAACAGCTTACTTGAAGAATCAGCATGGGCTAAACATAGATGACACACATATAATTTGAACCCCCAATGACACTGCTCAAGGTGCTCACGGAACAGAGCAGTTGTGAGGCACTTGAAACGGCAGTCTTTGGACAGCGCACATATGTACTCTTTCGGTCTCACCAAGCTTTTTGTTTCACTTTCGGAAATAGGGTGCTCAGCACTACCAGGGTGCTGATGCCATGGTACTGGCTGTATGTCATGCACAAGGTAAGCATGAATGGCTAGGTGAGCCTTGCCACTTGTTGAATATGCGCAAAGACCACAAAAATACATTTGAGGTTCTCAACAGATGACTCCTTGTCCacttgttttttctttctcctctagATGGCACAATTGGGTGCTGTAGAATTCACACCAGGTGTTCCAGGATCTAGAATTAAGTTGGAAAGGCCGATGCACAAAGGTTAATGGCACTTGATGCATAATTTGCAAGTAAGCTTTCAATTTTACAAAGGGAAACAATTTTATCCACTATGCATATGTTCCTCTCACAAAAATCAACGATATCTCAAACAAACTAGAATTTCAAAAAATTCTGCTCTAACTGCAAAGCTAATGCAATATAGCAACTTTACCAGTTGGTCATTTGGTTCTCGGCCAGCTCTACTTTGGCACAGAGCTGGTCATACAATATCTGTAACATATTTACAGACGAGAGTAAGCACTGACTGCGACACCTGCAATGAATTCATACAGAACAAACATGAACACTAAACATTCTGTTTAGACCTGCTCTAATTAAACAATTTGCTGAAATAAATGCATGCACTTAGCCGACAGTCATGCACCACTGTCACTGATGTTACATTTCTTGCTATACATTCAGTTTCTCATTCAGGCAAAAGCTTCACATGTACACATATATACTAAATATAAACAAGTACAGTTGCACCTTGTTATAAGAAAACTGGATATAACGAAACACTGGATATGAAACAGTAAGTGAAATTCTTTTTGAAATCCCCGTAGAGACCCATGTACTTAAAACTTCTTTTTAACAAAGTAAAATTGCCCTCCTAATGAATATAACGAACTTGATTTGCCCCTGAAAGTAAGTACCCGACTTTTGCACATCGAATATATTACAATGCGCAGGGTTCAGCATGCATTCGGTGCGGATGTTTAAAATCCTCGCGTCCCTGCGTTGAATATGCCATCAAGCAGCACTGGTCTTTCTCACAACTTATAAACAGCATCTCATCTCCATCCCACTTCTCTCTCACTAGTGCAGCTAGTGAGAGAGAAGG contains the following coding sequences:
- the LOC119446447 gene encoding uncharacterized protein LOC119446447 isoform X2, whose product is MPTHADGNWRRPSATQEIPGQHTEPLDDSTDPEDNDSLFEADGGPTLQDQALHEPLSSLGVHSDSTDQPSEESNIPTALPHALKGYGMASMIPSLQPQESISGKTPYTESRRIRRDKCRLKILASAFIDASSCKKVNGRIVIEEKVRQKLSELNTMHTSGKKLTEVPSSLLSGVHEGSHMCSECLITVTTFKELCKHIVETHGASTASDLDNAGSVVSLGYWAPQEFTSISSTFRSVRPFPDGHIRVEHSRNNVMLHLKQIKSKCFKRPTFTDNLFVRHLGVRVPYSQFASIRNLNPVIRLVRVPVIKQETQ
- the LOC119446447 gene encoding uncharacterized protein LOC119446447 isoform X1; this encodes MYFCGLCAYSTSGKAHLAIHAYLVHDIQPVPWHQHPGSAEHPISESETKSLVRPKEYICALSKDCRFKCLTTALFREHLEQCHWGFKLYVCHLCLAHADSSSKLLEHYRCDHAFFKVHCLYCDLGGDDDWVIMRHIMEKHAYNPFRLLLRNGDSDEVVKELRQLAVEYLTKEPVQPELLPQPLILASPQSEACSSESTQITPDIGGTALEEEIVEDNSTSANDNQHTVEMDKTPERNECVVQSCEHAQSENEVDRDRHTPSVTEIGFSTFPGKQQFFCNIENCSMEYGDVFDFMNHLDECHPLQSALNCPRCGSLVSVVDLLSHIVERHSGISFCPYNDCSFGSANQCDVDDHIIQMHQIYQDEQGKADQAVAARKAEFCPPNNISSTCYAEAEGCKDTVDFEPEACYENGKADEQCDVSQAESTDDLTTRRYFCDECSTDWGTVLSYIHHMTTAHTVLFFCGHCLKSYKKSRYLLVHAGCQHIGQPFSVLRLEDGKVVDVGMLVAPSWVDEAQHYLNGASRSSLKQQAKP